The Alnus glutinosa chromosome 1, dhAlnGlut1.1, whole genome shotgun sequence region TATAGTTAACTATCTTACTTGCTAACAGATATCATGCCTTAAGAGTCAAATTACTGAAGGACCATGTATCTCCACCGGATGGAAACAACCTCTTCTAGTTTCCCTCTGGGGTTCCATTCATTTAGTTATTAATCTTTCCAGAAAGGCATGAAACTATCTCGAAAAAGGTTTAAACCAAACAACCTAAAAATGCATTGAATGTTTCTTCAACAGAACCAAAAGACCTTCCTAGCAAGCAGTCACTGGAGAGAGTTCCAGGCAATTCTCCAACCATTATGCTCTGGAAACTTCTGCCTTCCAAATTAAGGAAAGTGGCATGCATAGAACAGGAAGTGACATAAATCATCACATTAACTACAACAGAGTTATAGCAAGAGTCAAAGAAACAACAGTTTTAACCAAATTATGCAGAGAAGTAAAAAGGTAAAGTAAAAATGAATCACCTGACCAAGAACTGTTAAAATCAAAGAATCCCCAATCGCAAACCACTCATCACTTATACCAAACTTCCGATTCAATCCCGTTACAAGGAAAATCTGAACAAAAACCAgcaatagaaaaacaaaaataaaaaattgtccaTAAAGCACACTCATCCCAAACGCTGTTATAAATAGCCTTAAAAGTGAGACATATTACAAACCTGAGTCATCCCAAGAGCTGAACCAAAAACCGTTGTTACAAGAAAAATCTTCTGCAACTGAACATTCTTTAGAAATCCATTATACAGTCCAACACCAACCAGTGACGCCACTGACGTAACAAGCTTGACACGCCCCAAGAATTCTGGTGTGAAACCAAGTTTATTTGTGCTgtgacaaattttaaaaataaattaataaaatcttgttgcaGATTTGAGGTAGAtgctaaaaattaatttaaaaagttaaaagtagCCACGAAACAAATTAACAGGCTGAACATACGTGAAGTAAAACATGGCAGAGTCTGACTGTGGTGTTGCCTGCCACAGGAATAGAAATATTGTTGGAAGAAGTACACTGGGCTGCCTGACAGCGTCCCACAACTGAATAATGTTCTGTTTTGAGCTTTCAAGAAAGCTAAGACTGGCCATAGGAAGATTATGCCCTCTTGCTGGAAGCACAGGCTGCTCTTTTACAAGAACAGCAACCGCAGAAGTAATCAGTGGTAGCAAAGCCGTGACACCAAAAACAAACCTGAGACATTAAAATTGTAACCAAAGTGACTGCTTTGAATGATCATCAGTGATTGGACAGTACATCCATACAAAAACTATATTAGGTACCTTACACCATAAGTTTCCACCAGGGAGCCACTAAAGTAGGAGCTCACAATTCCACCAAAAGCCGAGGATCCCCAACACAAAGACTGGAGAGACCCAGACATGCTTTGTGATTCACCACGAGCCCTTTCGACAACCATTGAATCTACAACCTAAAACATACTTCAGTTTTTGGACATAATTTATGAAGTTGTGCCACAGAAATTAAGAGTATGAAACACCAAAGGtgcaatttcaaaaacaaaCAATCCAAATTGCCCTCCCTACCTTAGATATAGGCTGTCAAACCCTCCAAGACGGATGGACCTCATAAAGGACAGCCAACTAGATGGCTATGTCCAATCCAGTATTTAGGTATCAAGCCTAGCCATCATTTACAAGTAATGTCCTTGGATAATTGTTTTCCTCTGACCTATTCAGCAAATGATAAGATCTTTGGCAACATGGGCCATAGACTATTGATCTTTGGCAACATGGGCCATAAACTATACAATATGGAATTGTAATGACCCAGAGAAGAGTACTAgccacatctacgctatcaccccaaaataaCTAGTCAATGTGGTGCtttcctagaatcccttataaaactcaatttcacctagtaactaaacAATatgggacttaacactcatgactatctttataaaccacacacTTTATGTAGACTACTCCTCACTTTCCCAATGTGGGAtaggggtgttacaaactcccctcTTAAACCCCTcacgtcctcgtcagggccacgtcatgcaatGCTCCAGTACTACATGGTCTAGCGTTACTAGGTGggtttgataccatttgtaatgacctaTAGAAAagcactagccacatctgcgctatcgctccaaaatgactagtcaatttggagctctCCTAAAATTCCTTATAAAACCCAGTTTCATCTAATAACTAAGCAATGCGAGACTTAGCattcatgactatctttataaaccacccactctatgtgggctactcttCAACTTCTCATTGTGGGACAGGAGTGTTACAAGAATGCCTCGGCTTCCGCCATTTGAATTGCAGCACATAAGAAGATATAGCTTCCATAACAATCAACCCATACACAACAACTAACATGTCTGACACAGTAATTTAGAAGATATACTTACAACATCAGAGAAAGCTACAGAAAGTGATCCTAGAAGTATGCAGAAAGCAGCATCATACTTGCTGTCGACAAAAGTGGCCATCAAACTCCATGAGAATGCACCAAGAAGTCCTGATAAAATCAGATATGACCTTCTTCGGTAACCAAAAAGTGGGACGGAATCGCTGCAGTGACCAAACAATTCtttaaatgaaatttatttatatatatatacttcctaATTAATGGGAAGGAAAATTGGGGAGAGATAATAGAATTGCACCTAATAAACCCATACAGAGGCTTGATAAGCCATGGTAATGCAGAAAAACCAGATATGACAGCTGTCTAGTCAACCACAAATAATTTGTTAGTCCTAGAGATATTAAAAGAAATCTAATTAattcacttatcaaaaagatGAATAATTCCAAACTTTTAAATAACATGCTGCATAAGCAGAAAGTACTATAAGAACACCAATCAAGATAACACACCAATGGAAAGGGTTCACAATTTACTCTTTACAATCACACGATTGAAGGTACAGGGTATAAGTATATCTAATAATCTAAGTTTCCTATGACAACCAATAGAACAAATTAAGATGACATACCTCTGCAGGATCTAGATGCAAATCGTCCTTTAAGTAAAAACTGACTGCAAGCCTCGCAAGGCCTAAAACACCTTGTACAAAATATACCATAGCAACTGCAACATTATCAGGGGACAAATCCACCCCAAAGCATTTTACACGACTCATTCTATATTTGTTCTTGCGCAGAGCAGTTTGAGTAGAAGAGGACGTCTCTTCATCCATATTTGTCACTAGCATATCCCCTTTTCCTGCACCTGCATCAAGCACACATATAAACAATAAGAGAAACAGAGGCTAAGGACTGTACGGTTTACGGGAACAAGACATAAGATCCTCTTCGCCTTGGACTATAGGGTTTATTGATGGCCAAGATGGTGATTAAAGAGTCCCCTTCCAAGAACAAAGAGTCACAGCACTCCGAGATTGCAAGATTTACAGCTAACAAGGTTGCATGAGCTTCCTCCATGTTGGCATCCATTGAAGGTAGCCAGCTGGTGATGGCTAAGACAATGGCTCCATTGGAGTCACCGAGAACGGCAGTCACAACAGCAAACAAGGGTCTAATAGCGACATCGAAGTTCATGTTTACAGAGCCTAAGGGTGGAGGATGCCATATCTCAAGGCCTTGGGAAGAATTCTACCAAACCAAAACATGAGCTCTGACCATGAGTGATATTTGCTTCAGAGTTGCTAGAATATTCTAGATGACACTTGTGGATCAGCTGGTTCCTGGCAAACCAAATTTGTTCCATTGTGATTGCTGCTGTGATTTGGAACTCAAAAGAGTCCCTTTTTGATATGGCAAGTTGACCATGAGGTCTTAAAAATGTCTTTTATTAAGGATGCCATGGATTGATCTTGGAATGCAGTAGTATCGCAAGGCAATTTTAAATTTCTCCAGATGATTCTGGCAAAAGAGCATTCGAGAAAGATATGGTGCAATGATTCTGGAGGACCTTGACAGATTGGACAGAACCATAATTCTTGatcaaaagaatgagaaaatttGCCTAACTTATCCCTTACCGGCAGGGAGTTCCAAACTATCTTCCAAAGCAAATGTTTAAGTCTATGTTGAAGCTTCAAGCTCCAAAGACAGTTCCAGTCAGCTGGATCCAAAGAAAGAGTTCTAGTTTGGTGGGATTGAATAAGCATTTCATGGGAAGATTTCTCAAAG contains the following coding sequences:
- the LOC133882644 gene encoding folate-biopterin transporter 1, chloroplastic, translating into MASASTFFSVSSLPSQNPILSFISFSPSLSQIARRPIALVSGAHRTRRRPRRKLPEKGMSFAVPIPVPEPSHRLEKEDDPLLDSRIGAGKGDMLVTNMDEETSSSTQTALRKNKYRMSRVKCFGVDLSPDNVAVAMVYFVQGVLGLARLAVSFYLKDDLHLDPAETAVISGFSALPWLIKPLYGFISDSVPLFGYRRRSYLILSGLLGAFSWSLMATFVDSKYDAAFCILLGSLSVAFSDVVVDSMVVERARGESQSMSGSLQSLCWGSSAFGGIVSSYFSGSLVETYGVRFVFGVTALLPLITSAVAVLVKEQPVLPARGHNLPMASLSFLESSKQNIIQLWDAVRQPSVLLPTIFLFLWQATPQSDSAMFYFTTNKLGFTPEFLGRVKLVTSVASLVGVGLYNGFLKNVQLQKIFLVTTVFGSALGMTQIFLVTGLNRKFGISDEWFAIGDSLILTVLGQASFMPVLVLAARLCPEGMEATLFATLMSISNGGSVVGGLIGAGLTQVFGVTKDRFDNLTYLIILCNLSSLLPLPLLGLLPRDNPDASKEIEDIEMKSN